The Sporosarcina luteola genome contains a region encoding:
- a CDS encoding ABC transporter permease has translation MKMYFLKRLLSLIPVLFIVSIVIFMIIHLTPGDPASLVLGEEATEEQIQALRANMGLDLPIVTQYFHWIGNALQGDLGTSYFMRQPVTEAIVSHLAPTISVAIIAGTISLLISIPIGILAATRRGTNTDRTVMGISLIGMSVPSFLLGLFLILLFGVKLRWLPVAGYQPITDGFLGHIKYLILPSIALGSMHAALIARMTRSSLLEVLNMNYIKTARSKGVHEYLIITRHTLRNAFLPILTVIGQTFGSLIAGAVVTETIFNIPGIGQLIINSVERRDYAVIQGVVLFVTCTYVLINLIVDLLYGVIDPRVRLNKK, from the coding sequence ATGAAGATGTATTTTCTCAAACGGTTGCTATCGCTCATCCCGGTCCTATTCATCGTTTCAATCGTCATTTTCATGATCATCCATTTAACACCGGGCGATCCAGCTTCATTGGTGCTTGGTGAAGAAGCGACGGAAGAACAGATTCAAGCTCTGCGCGCCAATATGGGACTCGATCTCCCGATTGTGACACAGTACTTTCATTGGATTGGAAATGCCCTCCAAGGGGATCTAGGCACTTCTTATTTCATGCGGCAACCTGTGACGGAAGCGATTGTAAGCCATTTAGCTCCAACCATTTCAGTGGCGATCATTGCAGGAACCATCTCGCTCCTCATTTCCATTCCAATCGGTATTTTGGCGGCGACACGCAGAGGCACGAACACAGACAGAACTGTTATGGGAATTTCATTGATTGGAATGAGCGTTCCAAGTTTTCTGCTTGGCTTGTTTCTAATCCTGCTTTTTGGCGTCAAGCTGCGCTGGCTCCCTGTAGCCGGCTATCAGCCTATTACCGATGGGTTTCTTGGACATATCAAATATCTGATTTTGCCATCCATTGCACTGGGTTCCATGCATGCGGCGCTTATTGCAAGAATGACCCGTTCAAGCTTGCTTGAAGTTTTGAACATGAATTACATAAAGACAGCCCGTTCAAAAGGGGTCCACGAATATTTGATCATTACGCGCCATACGTTGCGAAATGCGTTTCTACCCATCCTCACAGTCATCGGACAGACATTCGGCTCGCTGATTGCAGGGGCTGTCGTGACGGAAACGATTTTCAACATCCCTGGAATCGGACAATTGATCATCAATTCAGTTGAACGAAGAGATTATGCGGTTATTCAAGGCGTAGTTCTATTCGTCACATGCACCTATGTGCTAATCAATCTAATCGTCGACTTACTATATGGTGTCATTGATCCGCGGGTCAGATTGAACAAGAAATGA
- a CDS encoding ABC transporter permease, giving the protein MHVAQEQDKLLKDEFILAKKRLKRHQKKLLFRRLIRNRGILFGGIIMVLLTLLAVFGPIFVPYDPYEMVVTDRLMAPGAQHFLGTDNFGRDLLTRMAYGARVSLSVGLSVALLACFFGMLIGLLASYFKALDNVLMRICDGLMAIPGVLLAIALVAALGPKMENVILALTIVFVPNVARVVRSAAIVIREETYIEAIRAQGAKTWRIIVLHIAPNTVAPLIVQASFIFADAIITEAALSFLGAGIPAPDPSWGNILHDGKVFIFNAWWMTVFPGILIVLSVFGLNLLGDGIRDYIDPHTSK; this is encoded by the coding sequence GTGCATGTAGCTCAGGAACAAGACAAACTGTTGAAAGATGAATTCATTCTTGCGAAGAAACGATTAAAACGCCATCAGAAAAAACTTCTGTTTCGAAGACTGATACGCAATCGGGGCATTCTGTTTGGCGGAATCATAATGGTGTTATTGACATTGCTGGCGGTTTTCGGTCCGATATTTGTTCCGTACGACCCGTACGAAATGGTTGTGACGGATCGATTAATGGCTCCTGGTGCCCAACATTTTCTTGGTACTGACAACTTTGGACGGGATTTGCTCACCCGAATGGCGTATGGTGCACGCGTGTCTCTTAGCGTCGGTTTGTCAGTCGCTCTTCTCGCTTGTTTCTTTGGAATGCTGATCGGTTTGCTGGCAAGCTATTTCAAAGCGCTCGATAACGTTTTGATGAGAATATGCGACGGTTTGATGGCAATTCCAGGAGTTTTGCTTGCAATCGCTTTGGTGGCGGCTCTTGGCCCTAAAATGGAAAACGTCATCCTCGCATTGACGATTGTATTCGTACCGAACGTCGCTCGTGTCGTCCGTTCAGCAGCAATTGTTATCCGCGAAGAAACGTATATAGAAGCAATTCGTGCACAAGGGGCAAAAACGTGGCGGATCATCGTGTTGCATATCGCGCCGAATACAGTTGCTCCATTGATCGTCCAGGCTTCTTTCATTTTTGCAGATGCCATTATTACCGAAGCGGCATTGAGTTTCCTTGGAGCGGGGATACCGGCCCCGGATCCAAGCTGGGGCAATATTTTGCATGACGGGAAAGTGTTCATTTTCAATGCTTGGTGGATGACTGTTTTCCCAGGGATTCTAATTGTGCTGTCGGTTTTCGGCTTGAATTTATTGGGTGATGGCATTCGTGATTATATCGATCCTCATACAAGCAAATGA
- a CDS encoding ABC transporter ATP-binding protein, with translation MSREKLLEVKNLKTHFNTENGRVTAVDDVSFHVDKGEILGIVGESGCGKSVTSQSILRLFDEKYLVKYEGEVFFKGDIDLLKLSKSEMRHARGNEISMIFQDPLSSLNPVLTIGFQIAEALMLHEKITKEAAFAQAIEMLKLTGIPSPEKRVHDYPHQLSGGMRQRVMIAMSLACKPRLLIADEPTTALDVTIQSQILDLIEDINKRFDMGVIFITHDLGVVAGLCDRVVVMYLGQIVEEADILNLFENPMHPYTKGLIKSIPHMDGDRKEELHVISGTVPSLENVPVGCRFAERCQFADELCQTKMPDLRVIGEGQKVRCWHAEKIAEQEEAPVYVTS, from the coding sequence ATGAGTCGGGAAAAATTACTGGAAGTGAAAAATCTGAAGACGCACTTTAATACGGAAAACGGCAGAGTGACCGCGGTCGATGATGTCTCCTTTCATGTTGATAAAGGTGAAATATTAGGGATTGTAGGGGAGTCGGGATGCGGGAAAAGTGTGACATCCCAGTCCATTCTTCGGCTATTTGACGAAAAATACTTAGTGAAATATGAAGGCGAAGTCTTTTTCAAAGGTGATATAGATTTATTGAAGTTATCCAAATCCGAAATGAGACATGCTCGCGGCAATGAAATTTCCATGATCTTTCAAGACCCGCTTAGTTCATTGAATCCAGTCCTGACAATCGGTTTTCAAATCGCTGAAGCTCTTATGCTGCATGAAAAAATTACAAAAGAGGCTGCGTTTGCGCAGGCAATTGAAATGTTAAAGCTGACAGGCATTCCATCCCCTGAAAAACGGGTGCATGATTATCCTCACCAATTATCCGGCGGAATGAGGCAGCGTGTCATGATCGCTATGTCGCTAGCATGCAAACCGAGACTGCTCATTGCGGACGAACCGACAACTGCATTGGATGTCACTATTCAATCTCAGATTTTGGACCTGATCGAAGATATTAATAAGCGCTTTGATATGGGGGTTATCTTCATCACGCATGATTTAGGGGTTGTCGCAGGCCTTTGTGATCGGGTCGTAGTTATGTACTTGGGTCAAATCGTCGAAGAGGCGGACATCCTGAATTTATTTGAAAACCCGATGCACCCCTATACGAAAGGTCTTATAAAATCGATACCGCATATGGATGGCGACAGGAAAGAGGAATTACATGTCATTTCAGGAACAGTGCCGTCCCTCGAAAATGTACCGGTCGGTTGCCGATTCGCGGAGAGATGCCAATTTGCCGATGAACTTTGCCAAACGAAAATGCCTGATCTAAGGGTGATAGGAGAAGGTCAGAAAGTACGATGCTGGCATGCGGAGAAAATAGCGGAGCAAGAGGAGGCGCCAGTGTATGTTACAAGCTGA
- a CDS encoding ABC transporter ATP-binding protein has translation MLQAETEKKVLLEVQGLKKYFPVKGLGMFGGTQQYVKAVDDVSFTLYEGETFGLVGESGCGKSTTGRTIMRLTEPTEGKAVYRNVDIFGQSGKQLRKTREEIQMVFQDPYSSLNPRKRIGSTLQEPLIVHKLGQRKDHTERVMDIMQKVGLQLDHFYRFPHEFSGGQRQRIGLARALIANPKLIICDEPVSALDVSIQSQIVNLLQRMQKEFNLTYLFIAHDISVVRHISDRIGVMYLGKMVETAPTDKLIEKPLHPYTQALLSAVPLPNPRIKRERITLKGEIPSPLNPPSGCVFHTRCPFVMDKCKTVQPLNKEVGQDHFVACHLYD, from the coding sequence ATGTTACAAGCTGAAACCGAAAAGAAAGTGCTGCTTGAAGTACAAGGGTTGAAAAAATACTTTCCGGTGAAAGGTCTAGGGATGTTCGGGGGAACCCAACAGTATGTGAAAGCGGTGGATGATGTAAGTTTTACGTTATATGAAGGGGAAACGTTTGGGCTTGTCGGTGAATCGGGCTGCGGGAAAAGTACAACGGGAAGGACGATCATGCGGTTGACGGAGCCGACCGAGGGAAAGGCGGTATATCGGAACGTGGACATCTTCGGACAATCCGGTAAACAGCTTAGGAAGACACGTGAAGAAATCCAAATGGTGTTCCAGGATCCGTATTCTTCGTTAAATCCGCGTAAACGGATTGGGAGTACACTCCAAGAGCCGTTGATCGTCCATAAACTCGGACAGCGGAAAGACCATACGGAACGTGTAATGGATATTATGCAGAAAGTCGGCCTGCAGCTTGACCACTTCTACCGTTTCCCACACGAATTCTCAGGCGGGCAACGGCAACGTATCGGGTTGGCGCGTGCATTGATCGCTAATCCGAAATTAATCATTTGTGATGAACCGGTTTCCGCATTGGATGTATCTATTCAATCCCAAATCGTAAATCTATTGCAGAGAATGCAAAAGGAATTCAACTTAACGTATTTGTTCATTGCACACGATATAAGTGTCGTTCGACATATCTCAGATCGGATAGGCGTCATGTACTTAGGGAAAATGGTGGAGACTGCGCCGACGGATAAACTTATCGAAAAGCCATTGCATCCATATACGCAAGCTCTTTTATCCGCGGTGCCGCTGCCGAATCCACGCATTAAACGAGAACGGATTACGCTAAAAGGCGAAATTCCGTCCCCGCTGAATCCGCCGTCGGGTTGCGTATTTCACACTCGCTGTCCGTTCGTAATGGATAAGTGTAAAACGGTTCAACCCCTCAATAAGGAAGTTGGGCAGGATCATTTTGTCGCTTGCCATTTATATGACTAA
- a CDS encoding S9 family peptidase, producing the protein MTDEETLLLDFLTVNSAYEAKVIPGTGTFTFLSKMTGIPQVWKLDANGVPFQFIDMHDRVMSVHHSPAGDRTVLGVDSKGNEKQQLYIVDATGNKSEVLVESTDNFHYVGGWSKDGRYLSYSSNRRHPGYFDMFIIDVDTKEVEQVFTCDKNCVPLGWLDDKSIFISIKETNIDSSVYIVNIRTKEKVLLGPDGAVARILSPITRNDEGFVLTDVNEDTLHLCRFSVGNPGSLEKLLHWEKWDMEEIALSPDGEALSFTLNEGGITRLGVYYPGLKTCELIDSLPEGVIGSLSWLSNQSFLFTLKTPTNPGDIWKYDLAAKKVERLTFIGQSKSVGKYWIEPELHTYQSFDGLEIPYFFYNKDKEGQKPAVIYVHGGPEGQSKAEYNPVLQYLVYKGFAVAVPNIRGSNGYGRNYLKLDDADKRMDAVADLASLAKDLAASHDVDPDRIGIMGRSYGGFMVLSALTHYPDLWAAGVDIVGMSNLKTFLTNTGEWRRYLRECEYGSLEKYSEYFDETAPMNLTHKITAPLLVFHGRNDTRVPVSEAEQLVADLKTVEREVELVIFEDEGHQTEKIENHITLHTKTVEFFDRHLNTSKVGDLSL; encoded by the coding sequence ATGACTGATGAAGAGACACTATTATTGGATTTTTTAACAGTGAACTCCGCATACGAAGCGAAGGTTATCCCGGGAACAGGGACATTCACCTTCCTTTCGAAAATGACAGGTATCCCTCAAGTGTGGAAGCTCGACGCGAACGGTGTGCCGTTCCAATTCATAGACATGCATGATCGCGTAATGAGTGTTCACCATTCACCCGCCGGAGACCGGACAGTCTTGGGGGTTGATAGCAAGGGGAATGAAAAACAGCAACTGTATATCGTTGACGCGACCGGAAACAAATCCGAAGTTCTTGTGGAATCAACCGACAATTTCCATTATGTCGGTGGCTGGTCAAAGGACGGCAGGTATCTATCCTATTCCAGCAACCGTCGTCATCCCGGTTATTTCGATATGTTCATTATCGACGTGGATACGAAAGAGGTTGAGCAGGTATTTACGTGTGACAAAAATTGTGTTCCACTCGGTTGGCTGGACGACAAATCGATTTTTATTAGCATCAAGGAAACGAATATCGACAGTTCCGTTTACATCGTCAATATCCGAACGAAGGAAAAGGTGCTTCTAGGTCCGGATGGGGCAGTTGCCCGTATATTATCCCCGATTACAAGGAATGACGAAGGGTTCGTCCTTACGGATGTAAATGAGGATACGCTGCATTTATGCAGGTTTTCAGTAGGGAATCCTGGCAGCCTTGAAAAGCTTCTCCATTGGGAGAAATGGGATATGGAAGAGATAGCACTTTCGCCGGATGGAGAAGCGCTTTCTTTTACATTGAATGAAGGCGGTATTACGAGATTAGGTGTTTATTATCCAGGTCTGAAGACTTGTGAATTAATTGATTCGCTTCCGGAAGGCGTTATCGGATCACTATCATGGCTATCGAATCAATCATTTTTATTTACACTGAAAACCCCGACGAATCCGGGAGATATTTGGAAATATGATTTGGCTGCGAAAAAAGTGGAGCGATTGACATTCATAGGTCAATCGAAGTCCGTCGGCAAGTATTGGATAGAACCCGAACTGCACACCTATCAATCTTTTGATGGCTTGGAGATACCTTATTTCTTTTATAACAAAGATAAGGAAGGACAGAAGCCTGCTGTCATTTACGTGCATGGGGGACCTGAAGGACAGTCGAAGGCGGAGTACAATCCTGTATTGCAATATCTTGTGTACAAAGGTTTCGCGGTAGCAGTCCCGAATATCCGAGGGAGCAATGGGTATGGCAGGAACTATTTGAAGCTGGATGACGCGGATAAAAGGATGGACGCAGTGGCAGACTTGGCAAGTTTGGCAAAAGATCTAGCTGCATCCCATGATGTTGATCCCGATAGGATCGGTATTATGGGCAGAAGCTATGGCGGGTTCATGGTGTTGTCAGCATTGACGCACTATCCGGATCTATGGGCTGCTGGCGTCGATATCGTCGGGATGTCCAATTTGAAGACCTTCTTGACGAATACGGGGGAGTGGCGAAGGTATTTGCGTGAGTGTGAATATGGTTCCCTTGAGAAATACAGCGAGTACTTCGATGAAACTGCTCCTATGAATCTAACGCATAAAATTACAGCGCCTTTGCTCGTTTTCCACGGCAGAAATGATACGCGTGTGCCAGTGAGCGAAGCGGAACAGCTCGTTGCCGATTTAAAGACAGTAGAGCGGGAAGTTGAATTGGTCATCTTCGAAGATGAGGGCCATCAGACAGAGAAGATTGAGAATCATATTACGCTGCATACGAAGACAGTTGAGTTTTTTGATCGTCATCTAAATACTTCGAAAGTGGGGGACTTGTCACTATGA
- a CDS encoding M20/M25/M40 family metallo-hydrolase yields MNALKPEVVETVKALANDERVKKALAFLKSDNDTTTNEQIELTGIESPTFDEWVRGKAYKEKLQQLGIQDIQVDEVGNVFGVRKGTGNGPSLVLCAHLDTVFPAGTDVQAKWIDGKVYAPGIADDGRGLAVVLTILRALNHAGVEMKGDLIVGATVGEEGLGDLRGVKHLFETRDDIDGFISVEPGSPERITYLGTGSKRYAVTYKGPGGHSFGSFGTANPIHALGRAIAGISVLETPTDPKTTYNVGIISGGTSVNTISESGKMIIDLRSNSEDELAKLESKVLEIIQQAADDENSFRGKPGEVTADIELVGNRPAGSQSHEADIVQTSMAAASELGFKPVLENASSTDSNVPINLGIPAVTLGGGGDAGGFHTLNEYFDPTDAHVGAQKILLTVLGLLGCGKTIEPLLAKRQAEIARG; encoded by the coding sequence ATGAATGCATTGAAGCCGGAAGTCGTTGAGACAGTCAAAGCGCTTGCAAATGATGAAAGAGTGAAAAAAGCACTCGCGTTTTTGAAGTCGGATAATGACACGACGACGAATGAGCAAATTGAGCTAACCGGAATTGAATCACCGACATTCGATGAATGGGTCCGAGGGAAGGCATATAAGGAAAAACTTCAGCAATTAGGTATTCAGGATATCCAGGTGGATGAGGTGGGGAATGTGTTCGGTGTTCGAAAAGGAACCGGGAACGGGCCATCGCTCGTACTTTGCGCGCATCTCGATACCGTTTTTCCTGCAGGTACCGATGTTCAAGCAAAGTGGATTGACGGAAAGGTTTATGCACCGGGAATTGCGGATGATGGCCGTGGGTTGGCAGTTGTCCTGACGATTCTTCGGGCGCTGAATCATGCGGGCGTCGAGATGAAAGGTGATTTGATTGTCGGAGCGACAGTCGGGGAGGAAGGGCTCGGAGATTTACGTGGGGTGAAGCATCTATTTGAAACACGAGATGATATTGATGGGTTCATTTCCGTCGAACCTGGGTCGCCAGAGAGAATCACCTATTTAGGAACGGGCAGTAAACGGTATGCTGTAACGTATAAGGGGCCAGGGGGACATAGTTTCGGCAGTTTTGGGACGGCGAATCCAATTCACGCGCTTGGAAGAGCGATTGCGGGAATTTCCGTCTTGGAGACGCCTACCGACCCGAAGACGACGTATAATGTCGGTATCATTAGTGGTGGAACTTCGGTTAACACGATATCAGAGTCGGGCAAGATGATCATTGATCTACGTTCCAATTCAGAGGATGAGTTGGCGAAACTTGAGTCGAAGGTGCTTGAAATAATACAGCAGGCTGCTGATGATGAGAATTCATTCAGAGGGAAGCCAGGCGAAGTGACGGCCGACATCGAATTGGTTGGAAATCGACCGGCGGGCAGTCAAAGCCATGAGGCGGACATCGTGCAAACATCGATGGCGGCAGCAAGTGAACTCGGATTTAAACCGGTATTGGAAAATGCATCGAGTACGGATTCGAATGTGCCAATCAATCTCGGCATTCCGGCAGTTACACTTGGCGGTGGAGGAGATGCGGGAGGATTCCATACACTAAACGAATACTTTGACCCGACAGATGCCCATGTCGGTGCGCAAAAAATCCTGCTGACAGTTTTGGGTCTTCTTGGTTGCGGTAAAACGATTGAACCATTGCTTGCGAAACGCCAAGCGGAAATTGCCAGAGGGTAA
- a CDS encoding M20/M25/M40 family metallo-hydrolase has product MEKVYQFIDDNKEMYLEWLMEICKIPSVAAQNRGIVEAVMLVKKHLENLHADVQVIETEGNPIVFGELKSESERTLSFYNHYDVQPEDPIDLWESPPFSPEIRDGKLFARGVADNKGTLMARICAVHAYKQVYGDLPVNLKFIVEGEEEIGSPNLEAFADKYIDMIHADANIWENGFKDVEGNLQVSLGCKGMLYVELHATGANTDLHSGRAAIVENPAWRLVWALASLKNEKDEILIEGFYDKVLPLTEAERKLTEGIEYKEEEELEQLGLSQYINGLSGFELKEKLIFQPTCTICGIESGYTGQGSKTVLPSVAKVKLDFRLVSEQDPDEILELLQIHLRKHEFGDIKVVPLKGTRAATTDIEDPLVDTIKHSAREFYGKEPQLLRSQAGTGPMYTFCQKFGIPSAGFGVGHANSKNHAPNESIYVDDYFEGIKFMALVMRNFAK; this is encoded by the coding sequence ATGGAAAAAGTGTATCAATTCATTGATGACAATAAGGAAATGTACCTTGAATGGTTAATGGAGATTTGCAAGATCCCCAGCGTCGCTGCTCAAAACCGCGGAATCGTTGAAGCGGTCATGCTGGTGAAGAAGCACTTGGAAAACTTACATGCGGACGTGCAAGTGATTGAAACGGAAGGGAATCCGATTGTTTTTGGGGAATTGAAGTCCGAGAGTGAGAGAACATTATCTTTCTATAATCATTATGATGTTCAACCGGAAGATCCGATTGATTTATGGGAAAGTCCTCCCTTTTCACCTGAAATTAGAGACGGGAAACTCTTTGCAAGAGGTGTTGCGGACAATAAGGGAACACTTATGGCGAGAATTTGCGCCGTTCACGCATACAAGCAAGTATATGGGGACTTGCCTGTGAACTTGAAGTTCATCGTGGAGGGCGAGGAAGAAATCGGCAGTCCGAATTTGGAAGCATTCGCTGACAAATATATTGATATGATACATGCGGATGCGAATATATGGGAAAATGGATTCAAAGATGTGGAAGGGAATCTACAAGTAAGTCTTGGCTGTAAAGGCATGCTCTATGTTGAATTGCATGCAACGGGCGCCAATACCGACCTTCATTCCGGAAGGGCAGCAATTGTTGAAAATCCTGCTTGGCGATTAGTTTGGGCGCTTGCTTCATTGAAGAATGAAAAAGATGAAATCCTCATTGAGGGCTTCTATGATAAAGTCCTTCCTTTGACAGAAGCGGAACGCAAGTTGACGGAAGGAATAGAGTACAAGGAAGAGGAGGAGCTCGAGCAACTGGGCTTGTCCCAATATATCAACGGATTGTCAGGGTTTGAGTTGAAAGAGAAATTGATCTTCCAGCCGACATGTACGATTTGCGGAATCGAATCAGGGTACACTGGACAAGGCTCGAAAACTGTCCTCCCTTCTGTTGCCAAAGTAAAGCTGGACTTCCGTCTCGTTTCAGAACAGGATCCCGATGAAATTCTGGAGCTATTGCAGATTCACTTGAGGAAACATGAGTTTGGTGACATTAAAGTAGTACCACTGAAAGGCACCCGGGCCGCCACGACAGACATTGAAGATCCTCTTGTTGATACAATCAAGCACAGCGCAAGGGAGTTTTACGGAAAAGAACCACAATTGCTGCGTTCCCAGGCAGGCACCGGACCGATGTATACATTTTGCCAGAAGTTCGGCATCCCTTCCGCGGGCTTCGGAGTAGGTCATGCAAACTCCAAAAATCATGCGCCAAATGAAAGCATTTACGTCGATGACTATTTTGAAGGCATAAAATTTATGGCACTGGTCATGCGTAATTTTGCGAAGTGA
- a CDS encoding VOC family protein, translating to MGRLVHFEIHVDDMERATKFYGEVFGWSFQDWTDFAGMPYFGAVTGDDSEPGINGALMQRQSAPPEVGQAMNGFACTMGVENYDATEEKILANGGTVAMPKYALPGMAWQGYYIDTEGNVFGIHQPDENAK from the coding sequence ATGGGAAGATTAGTTCATTTCGAAATTCATGTAGATGACATGGAGCGGGCAACGAAGTTTTATGGGGAGGTATTTGGTTGGTCATTCCAAGATTGGACTGATTTTGCGGGGATGCCTTACTTCGGAGCAGTGACGGGTGATGATAGCGAACCTGGAATCAATGGTGCTTTAATGCAGCGTCAAAGTGCTCCGCCAGAAGTGGGACAAGCTATGAATGGATTTGCTTGCACAATGGGTGTGGAGAATTACGATGCAACCGAAGAGAAAATACTGGCAAATGGCGGCACTGTGGCCATGCCTAAATACGCCCTGCCCGGCATGGCGTGGCAAGGATATTATATCGACACGGAAGGCAATGTGTTTGGAATTCATCAACCTGATGAGAATGCCAAGTAA
- a CDS encoding collagen-like protein, which yields MERCPKCNEDFFCKCGSENRGRRGPRGYQGPQGEPGRPGPKGEQGPPGPKGDRGPRGYQGLDGKPGQKGERGEKGEQGERGERGPQGERGETGPQGPQGERGPAGTFDTTYGYAYTTAKSSASGTVHFQIAGPLQDIKVVRNGLQALKDGIYQISYTVVLESKVISCTPSAFRVKINDNVHVHSSVTESLISTTLTNTQLVSLQEGDVVQLIAELQEHCSYKMASLQLMRIG from the coding sequence ATGGAGCGGTGTCCAAAATGCAATGAAGATTTCTTCTGTAAATGCGGCAGTGAAAACAGAGGACGAAGAGGGCCGCGGGGCTATCAAGGACCACAAGGAGAACCAGGGCGCCCCGGACCTAAAGGGGAACAAGGTCCACCTGGTCCAAAAGGAGATCGGGGACCCCGAGGTTATCAAGGTTTGGACGGAAAGCCGGGTCAGAAAGGAGAACGGGGTGAAAAAGGGGAACAAGGTGAAAGGGGTGAAAGGGGACCTCAAGGAGAACGGGGTGAAACCGGACCTCAAGGACCTCAAGGGGAACGCGGCCCTGCCGGAACGTTTGATACGACGTACGGTTATGCCTATACAACAGCAAAAAGCTCGGCATCCGGGACTGTCCATTTCCAAATTGCCGGACCGTTACAAGACATCAAAGTCGTTCGCAATGGATTACAAGCTTTAAAGGATGGAATTTACCAAATTAGCTACACCGTCGTTCTGGAATCGAAAGTCATCAGCTGCACCCCTTCAGCATTTCGGGTGAAAATAAATGACAACGTCCATGTCCATTCATCCGTAACGGAATCCTTAATTTCCACGACATTGACAAACACTCAACTAGTCTCCTTACAGGAAGGCGATGTCGTCCAACTGATTGCTGAGTTACAAGAACATTGCAGTTATAAAATGGCCAGTTTGCAACTTATGCGGATTGGATAA